GTGCGATGGCGAGACCCTCGCAGAACTCGAGCATGCCTTCAAGTTCAACGATGCCGTGCTGCGCCACCTCACCGTCAAGATGCGCCAAGCCGTGACGACGCCTTCGCCGATGATGAAGGAGGAGAAGTCCAGGTCGTTGACGCCGGCCGCCGAGGGCGCCAAGGTGGAAGAGGCCAAGCCCGCCGAGCAGCCCGCAGCCTGATGTGGCGGAACCGCAGAACCAGCTGACGATCACCGGGAGCATCATCGAACTGGCGCAGCTGCGCCATACCCCGGCAGGCGTGCCGGTACTGAACTTCAGGATCGCCCACGCCTCCGAACAGATCGAAGCCGGGCTGCCGCGCAAGGCCGAATGCGAATTGCAGGCCGTGGCGCTGGGACAGACGGCACTGCTGCTGCGGGGCGCCAAACCAGGCGACGATGTCAGGCTGAGCGGATTCCTCGCGGCGAAAAGTACAAAGTCGATGCAGCCGGTGCTGCATGTGCAACGAATCGAATTTACGGAAGGAATGAATCATGGCGTTTAAACCGAGAAATGCGAAGGACGCGAAGAAGCGCAAGGACGACAAGGGCTCGCGCGGCATGTTCAAGCGGCGCAAGTTCTGCCGCTTCACCGCCGAGAAGATTGCGGAGATCGACTACAAGGACGTCGAGATCCTGAAGGACTTCATCACCGAGAACGGCAAGATCATGCCGGCGCGCATCACCGGAACCAAGACCGGTTACCAGCGCCAGCTGTCGACCGCCATCAAGCGCGCGCGCTTCCTGGCGCTGATGCCCTACACCGACCTGCACTGAGAGAGGAAACGACCATGCAAGTGATTCTGATGGAAAAGGTGGTCAACCTCGGCAACCTGGGCGACGTCGTCAAGGTGCGCGACGGTTATGCGCGCAATTTCCTCATTCCGCAGGGCAAGGCCAAGCGGGTCACGCCCGAGAACCTGGCCGAGTTCGAGAAGCGCCGCGCCGAACTGGAGCGCCAGCAGGCCGAGAAGTTGTCCGCTGCGCAGGAACAGGCCGCCAAGCTGGAGGGCATCATGGTGCAGATTACCCGCAAGGCGGGCGTGGACGGCCGTCTGTTCGGCTCGGTCACCAACTTCGACATCGCCGAGGCGCTGAAGGCGCTGGGCCACGAGGTCGAGAAGTCCGATATCCGCATGCCGCAGGGGCCGCTCAAGATGATTGGCGACACCCAGCTGCAGATTGCCTTGCACAGCGACGTCTTGGTCAATATCACCGTGTCCGTGCTGGGCGAGCATTAAGCTGCACGCCGAATCCGCACCATGGAAAAGGGCCGCTGACAGGCGGCCCTTTTTCGTTGCCTCGCCCGGGTCGGGAAAACCTGGCGGAGAGAGAGGGATTCGAACCCTCGATACGTTTTACCGTATACACACTTTCCAGGCGTGCGCCTTCGACCACTCGGCCATCTCTCCGGAAGGGGCGCATTCTAGCAGAAAGGGTAGGCTGGCGCAGCGCCGTCATCTTCCCGAATCCACTAGCCCAGGCAAGCAAGACAACCCCCGAATCGAATTGCGGGACGCCCGGGGCGGCGATTGATTTGAGTTAGAATGCCGTGCGGCGGGTCTCCCCGCATTGCAGGGTGGTCAACCTGGTCAGGTCCGGAAGGAAGCAGCCACAGCCATTATCTGCAAGTGCCGGGGGTCAGGCTCGCCGCCCTTCCTTCCAATCCGCCCCCGCCCCTCTGATAAAATCCGGCCATGAGCTATCAGGTCCTCGCGCGCAAGTGGCGCCCCCGTTCCTTCGCCACCCTGGTCGGCCAGGAGCACGTCGTGCGCGCACTGACGCACGCACTGGACCAGCAGCGCCTGCACCATGCCTACCTCTTCACCGGCACGCGCGGCGTCGGCAAGACCACCATCGCGCGCATCCTTGCCAAGGCGCTCAACTGCGAGACCGGCATCACCTCGGCGCCCTGCGGGACCTGCAGTTCGTGCCAGGAGATCGACGCCGGCCGCTTCGTGGACCTCATCGAGGTGGACGCCGCGACCAACACCAAAGTCGACGAGATGCGCCAGCTCCTCGAGAACGCCACCTACGCGCCGA
The window above is part of the Denitratisoma sp. genome. Proteins encoded here:
- the rplI gene encoding 50S ribosomal protein L9, which gives rise to MQVILMEKVVNLGNLGDVVKVRDGYARNFLIPQGKAKRVTPENLAEFEKRRAELERQQAEKLSAAQEQAAKLEGIMVQITRKAGVDGRLFGSVTNFDIAEALKALGHEVEKSDIRMPQGPLKMIGDTQLQIALHSDVLVNITVSVLGEH
- the priB gene encoding primosomal replication protein N; the protein is MAEPQNQLTITGSIIELAQLRHTPAGVPVLNFRIAHASEQIEAGLPRKAECELQAVALGQTALLLRGAKPGDDVRLSGFLAAKSTKSMQPVLHVQRIEFTEGMNHGV
- the rpsR gene encoding 30S ribosomal protein S18; this encodes MAFKPRNAKDAKKRKDDKGSRGMFKRRKFCRFTAEKIAEIDYKDVEILKDFITENGKIMPARITGTKTGYQRQLSTAIKRARFLALMPYTDLH
- the rpsF gene encoding 30S ribosomal protein S6 → MRHYEIVFIVHPDQSEQVPAMIERYKGLVTGRAGQIHRLEDWGRRQLAYPIQKVHKAHYVLMNIECDGETLAELEHAFKFNDAVLRHLTVKMRQAVTTPSPMMKEEKSRSLTPAAEGAKVEEAKPAEQPAA